The following DNA comes from Candidatus Desulfatibia profunda.
AGCCCCGATTTGGGGAAAATGGTCACAGCCCCTTCGCGGTATTATTTATTGTTCCCTTATATCAATACCCGTCCCCAATATTCCGCGCGTCCCCAATATTCCGCGAAATTTTATATGATCATAGTTATATATGTTGAATGTCGATGATTAAAAGCTACGACCACCCTTTTGTCCTCATCTGCCACATCCTTGTCCTCATCTGTCACGCCCTTGTCCTCCTCTGCCACCGCCGTATCCTCCTCTACTACCACCTTGTCCTCCTTTGCCACCGCCGTATCCTCCTCTACTACCGCGACTTTCGGTGCGAGGGCGAGCCTCATTCACGTTAAGCGCTCTTCCTTTTAGCTCTTTGCCATTTAGGCCATCGATTGCAGACTGCCCTTCAGCTTTAGAGGCCATCTCCACGAATCCAAATCCTTTTGATTGACCACTATACTTGTCTTTTATAATGGTTGCGGATTCAACCTGCCCGAATTGATC
Coding sequences within:
- a CDS encoding RNA-binding protein, giving the protein DQFGQVESATIIKDKYSGQSKGFGFVEMASKAEGQSAIDGLNGKELKGRALNVNEARPRTESRGSRGGYGGGKGGQGGSRGGYGGGRGGQGRDR